TCAGGCCGCGGCCTTTCGGCTGGCGAGAAGCGCATGCTCTCCCAGGCGCGCCAGATCCTTGGTTCGGAAGTTGCCTTGGCTAAGGACGTTTCGGAAGAAGGAGCTCTCGAACTCCTTGACGAGATTCTTGAGGAAACCGTCGCGGCCGAATGACGATGTGACTCCTCGAGTGAGGCTGAAGTGAGTGTAGTAGCAGTCATTGCGGGTGCCGGTTCCGGCACCCGCCTTGGTTCTCAGGGACCGAAGGCGTTAGTGCAGCTGGCCGGTGAGCCATTGCTCGTTCACGCTGTGCGTTCGATGTTTGCCTCCGGTGTTGTTGATCGTTGCGTTGTGACCGCCCCGGAGGATCATCTTGTGCAGTTTGAGGCCGCACTCGCCGCGGCGGGCCTACACGCCACTGTGGTGGCAGGCGGGCACACGCGCCAAGCCTCCGTTGCTGCGGGTCTAGCCGCCGCGGGCTCAGCGGACTACGTGCTTATTCATGATGCAGCACGAGCCTTGACGCCAGTCAGTCAGATCCAACGAGTGGTTCAAGCACTGGAAGCCGGCCATCCTGCAGTGGTACCTGCGCTCGCCGTCGTTGACACAATCAAAAGCGTTGGCCACACGAATCCGGATGGTACTGAACCTATAGATCAGACGCTGGACCGCAACCGCCTCCGGGCGATGCAAACCCCACAGGGTTTTGCGTTGGATATTATTGTGGCCGCGCACGCTCAGTTCGCCACCACCTCAGATGACGAAAGCACGTCAGCGCCCGACGACGCCGCGCTCGTCGAGTCCTCTGGGCATCCCGTAGTACTTGTGCGAGGCAGTGAGCGGGCTCTGAAGATCACCCGCCCGCTCGATTTGAGGATCGCTGAGCTTTTGGCCACCGACTCCGCTGATATGCCACGCGCGGAGGTGGAATCCTGATGGATATTCGTGTTGGAACGGGCATAGACGTCCACGCATTCAGCACAGATCAGAGCCGTATGCTGCATTTGGCCTGCCTCGAATGGCCGGGTGAGCAGTCTTTGGAGGGGCATTCAGATGCCGATGTGGCTGCTCACGCAGCTTGCGATGCACTTCTCATCGCAAGCGGAGTAGGGGACCTTGGCACTGTCTTCGGCACTGACCAGCCAGAATGGGCAGGCGCAAGCGGTGCGGCACTCCTGCAGGAGTCGGTCAGACTACTTCGCGAGGAAGGCTGGCAGATTGCCAACGTTTCCATTCAGATTGTGGGCCAGCGCCCCCGGTTCCTGCCGCGAAAGAACGATGCGGAAGCGACCATGAGCGCTGTTGTGGGAGCACCGGTCTCCATCAGCGCAACAACCACGGATCATCTGGGGTTTACAGGCAGGTCCGAGGGCATCGCGGCAATCGCAACTGCGCTCGTCACGCGCTGAATGCGGCCATCGCGTGTGCTTCTGCCACACACGTGTGACTGGCTCTTGGCCCAACTGCGCGGCTACTTCTTTGCCTGCGCCTTGACGGGTATGAACGCGAGCAGCCCCACGAGTAGTACCACAACGATTCCCAGAATCCCGAAGTGCGCCGAGTCCGCTTTGGTGAGGCCAGTGGACACTGCGGCTAAGGTAATCGCTGCAGAATATGCAGTTGGTGCTAGGAATGAGACCGCGCGTCCGGTGGTGGCGTAGAGGCCGAAGATCTCTCCTTCCGATCCCTTCGGTGCAATGCGGGCAAGGTAGGTGCGCGAAGCAGACTGAGTGGGACCGACAAAGATACACAGGACCAACCCGAAAATCCAGAAGACCATCGTGGGGGAGAGCGAAAGCGGGCCTATGTGCAGGCCGCCATGGAGGAAGAAGACGAGTAGCCCGGACACGGTCATGAGGCTCAAGGCGATGATAATGACGGCCCGGGACCCCAATTTGTCATCCAACCGGCCAAACAGAATGGTGGCAATGCCTGCCACCAGGTTTGCAGCGATTCCAAAGATCATGACATCCCCGGCGCTGAAGCCAAAAGCTGCGGCTGCGAGGACCCCACCAAAGGTGAATACTCCAGCAAGACCGTCGCGGAAGATCGCCGATGAGATCAGGAACCACACCACTGAGCGGTCCGTACGCCACAACCGCGCAACGGACCGGAGGATCTCCTTGTAGGAACCCAGAATGCCGTGCACATCGCTCTCGATTGGTGCATTGTTTGTGCCAGTCAGGATGATGGGAAGCGAGGATGCGAGCATCCACAGGGCACAAATGAGCATGCTAATCCG
The DNA window shown above is from Changpingibacter yushuensis and carries:
- the ispD gene encoding 2-C-methyl-D-erythritol 4-phosphate cytidylyltransferase, with product MSVVAVIAGAGSGTRLGSQGPKALVQLAGEPLLVHAVRSMFASGVVDRCVVTAPEDHLVQFEAALAAAGLHATVVAGGHTRQASVAAGLAAAGSADYVLIHDAARALTPVSQIQRVVQALEAGHPAVVPALAVVDTIKSVGHTNPDGTEPIDQTLDRNRLRAMQTPQGFALDIIVAAHAQFATTSDDESTSAPDDAALVESSGHPVVLVRGSERALKITRPLDLRIAELLATDSADMPRAEVES
- the ispF gene encoding 2-C-methyl-D-erythritol 2,4-cyclodiphosphate synthase, whose product is MDIRVGTGIDVHAFSTDQSRMLHLACLEWPGEQSLEGHSDADVAAHAACDALLIASGVGDLGTVFGTDQPEWAGASGAALLQESVRLLREEGWQIANVSIQIVGQRPRFLPRKNDAEATMSAVVGAPVSISATTTDHLGFTGRSEGIAAIATALVTR
- a CDS encoding MFS transporter codes for the protein MASHNNSTDDARTSHESSPIPSSQQQPHRTLGFINRQVMAWSLWDWGSAAFNAVVTTFVFTVYLTDADLFGESANANLGWALAVAGILVAVVAPAIGQWTDRTGKRHTILVAATLGVVACMALLFFVKPGHSYLWLGLVLVALGNVIFETGSVVYNTMVTEVSTPQTVGRVSGFGWGMGYVGGIVLLLILYVGFISPDPGWFGVTHENGAHIRISMLICALWMLASSLPIILTGTNNAPIESDVHGILGSYKEILRSVARLWRTDRSVVWFLISSAIFRDGLAGVFTFGGVLAAAAFGFSAGDVMIFGIAANLVAGIATILFGRLDDKLGSRAVIIIALSLMTVSGLLVFFLHGGLHIGPLSLSPTMVFWIFGLVLCIFVGPTQSASRTYLARIAPKGSEGEIFGLYATTGRAVSFLAPTAYSAAITLAAVSTGLTKADSAHFGILGIVVVLLVGLLAFIPVKAQAKK